The Panicum virgatum strain AP13 chromosome 6K, P.virgatum_v5, whole genome shotgun sequence nucleotide sequence ATGTTATTTTGCTGGATTAGATCATTAAGAAATGCAACTTTTTTATGTGGCTCAACGAGTACATTGAATCGTTGCGCTTGAATGGTACGATGAAAGAGGCACGGACCAATTTTGGGGAAGAACAAGCTGCTGCACAACTGATGGTGTCCAATTTTGGAGAAGAATGTGATGCAAGTAGAGCTGATTTGTCCATTCTTGCCGTTGAATTGAAGAAGATGAATGGCAACCTCAACAGAATTATtgaattgaaaaaaaagaagtgtTGCATGTATACATTTTGGCGGCATTTTGTGCTTTTATGATTTTTATCGGCTTGATTTTTGTTATGATGAACTATGGATGTTAGCACTAGAATTGTAGGTCAAAATTGTAATCACTATGTATTCTCCAAAATTGTAGCTATATAAAGGAGACTTTGCTGGTATGGCTGTTGCTGCAGCATTATATTATCTAATTGTCCATAATCCTGTAAACAACATGAGTCTTGAAGTGTATAGTTCTGTTGATGGTTGTGAACTTGTGATGATGTGGTCTCGTGAAGAATTGTGAAGATCATCACTTGGCACTTGGTTTCTTATCTTTTTCTGTTTGTTATAGTATATCTATAACATGGCAAAGCATTGGTGATGTTTCTGTCTAATCTAGCTGGTAGGAAAGCCTAATAGTTGCTTGTTGATTATGTGCGCATAACAAACATTTTTACCACATTACTGTAACCTTTTGTGTACTGCTTACATGATACATGATATAACAACCCGGGTAGAACTCATGAAGTCATGATACATGGTAGACCATCGATACGGAATCTGGGAGTTAAAAGTGGTGTGCTCTGTTCCAGGTAAGTTTGAACTAAAAGCATTGCTATTCTGCTTAGGGTCCTCTGCTGTGCTGACACTAGTGGAGTGAAAAGGTGAGTGAAGTTCACTAGTGCTCCTCAACCTAGCTTAAATATGTTAAGGTCCTTCATTTGTGATCTGTTGCATGCGTACACATATTTTGTAATGAACTTAAAACATACTGGGTTGATGTTTGCGTGCAGTAAGTAGCTCCATTCCACCCCTGATTTTGGTTGTGGCATAGAGTTAGTACGTAGCTCCATTCCACCCCTTGCCGCTGCGATAATAGTGAAGCCAAAAAAAGGGCCAAAAAGGCCTCTTTTTTGAGGCAAGGGGGGCTCGAACCTACCCCCTCTCGAGACAGGGATGGACAAGGTTGCTGGCACTGGCCACTAAGGCACGTAACAGACTTTGTGCAAGGATGACGCAATAAGTTATATGATCTATGCTACCATGTAAATCCTACCAAAATTGAAAAAAGTAGCTAATTTGAACTATAGGTACCTCAACCAAAGTTCAAAAAAACCACcaaaaattatattttgatACTAAAATATAAATGTACATCATATACAAAATAAATTTCCAAAAATCAACTATTTTAGGTACTATATTTTGAGCTTGTATTTGGAAgccattttaaaaaaaattaagaataTGAAAATGTGGTCCGAAAATTCTGAAACTTGGCATGGCGTCATAGCATCATAGTAAAAGCATGACAAAAAAAGTTTCACATGATTTTACGATATTTTGTGTTAAAGTGTTCACAAATTGAATACATCTCGTATATCTTTCACACATTCAACTACAACTCCCTATTTTGCACTATATAGGTTACgttttttattattttcatttgaaatttGGTACACACATTCATATAGGGTATTTATTCATTTAGGATCTAGAAATATAATTTTCTTACACAATAACCAATTTCTATCAATTAAATGAATTATCAAATACTTAATAATAGAAATTTGGCACTTTGGGCCGAGTGGACCTACGAGGCCCAGTTGCCGTTGCTGGATCATCCGCATTAGCTGGGCTAACACTGGAAAATGCTCCTTGGTGACTTGCTAGCGTGTGGAAAATGCTAATAACCAGCGCTCATAGATCTTGGTCTGTCTTTTACACCCATCTTCATTATTCCTTAACGCCGATAAAGGCTTCCACTAATCTTTTTAGGTAGACTACTAGGCACACATTAATTGACTGTCATCTTCTTTAAACCAAACTAAAGACACATTATCaaacctttttccttttcttttctgcaaACCTATGTTACATCAATTCTTCCTCAAAATGCTTGCGAAGAAAGAACTGACGCCAGACAACCAATCTGTTGCGTCATCAAGACAAGCTAGCCATCATGTTTCAGCTACAACCATCTTCCGCCCCAGACAAACAAcgatgcttcatcatcaaccgcaaatattacaaattattaCAAGTCCTAGGCTCAAAATATGCATACATAATGTTGCACCACAAATAGTTCAACCACACATAGAAATATTACAATTAGTTCTGGGTTCAACCACACATAGAAATATGGAAATATTACAAATCCAGAATTTGCCTCATCTTCTTTGATCGGACAGGACGCTTGCTTTTCCCGTCTTCAGCTGGGCGTACCACCTCCTttcccctcttccttttcctgtAGAACCAATAAATGACCAATAAAAATGAATTATTCATTCATGATAGTAGTGCAACAAGCGCACAACAAATAAATGAACAAGGGCAATACCTCTGCTGTGCAACAAGAGTGGAGGGCTCAGCTAGTGGCACTATAGCAATAgtgtcttctccttccttctttTTCCTCTGCTTAGGTGCATTCTTTTTCCTATccaacaaatcaaattattattGATTCACGACAGTTAAATATTACAAAATAAGCAAACCTACAATACCTGGAGGGCTCTACTGCATTTTCTGGCTCTACTGCATTTTCTGCACCCCAATGCTGATCTTCTCCAAAAGATGGATCAACTGCATTTTTACATTTGCTAGCAAAATGTCCTAATTCTCCACATCTTTTACATATTCGCTTCCTAGGGCCAAGTCCAGTGCCCTCTGCACTTGATCTTATTCTAGTCTTCTTTGGCCTTCCTGGTGCTCTTGTCTGCAATGGAGCGTGGAGAATGAATCCTGGATTAATGATGTCCCACTTATACTGTGACTCAATAGAAGGAACATTCTCAGCATATGTTGCATTAAACTTAGCGACAGAATAATACTCATCCACATATTGGTCGATTTCAGCAGCCGAACCACGCAATGAAGAAATGAAGAACAGGGCATGGATGCACGGCAACCCAGAAATTTGCCATTGCCTACAACTACATGTCTTCTTTTCTAAGTTTACAGGGTACCTCCATTCCCTATTTTCTCTGTCCTTGGTTGTCACCTCTGCCTCAAATGGTGCGCGCCTTATCATTGTCATCTTCAAACCTCTAGTTTTTGCAAGTA carries:
- the LOC120711692 gene encoding uncharacterized protein LOC120711692, which codes for MKKLLAKTRGLKMTMIRRAPFEAEVTTKDRENREWRYPVNLEKKTCSCRQWQISGLPCIHALFFISSLRGSAAEIDQYVDEYYSVAKFNATYAENVPSIESQYKWDIINPGFILHAPLQTRAPGRPKKTRIRSSAEGTGLGPRKRICKRCGELGHFASKCKNAVDPSFGEDQHWGAENAVEPENAVEPSRKKNAPKQRKKKEGEDTIAIVPLAEPSTLVAQQRKRKRGKEVVRPAEDGKSKRPVRSKKMRQILDL